One stretch of Pseudomonas sp. NC02 DNA includes these proteins:
- a CDS encoding response regulator transcription factor: MNETSDKPLRIVLADDHPIFLIGLRAVLERDERLTIVGEANSPQALGELLQRCACDILVTDFMMPAEPQADGLRLIEQLRRHHPGLPIVVVTMLNNAGLFHAILELGVMGLLSKASLADELPEAIRQVRQQRRYVAQTISQSLNLAGVERVHSQDQLSPRELEVIRLLAGGLTVGEIAANLHRSKQTVSAQKVSAMRKLGLSNDAALFIYVQEHGLA, translated from the coding sequence TTGAACGAAACGTCTGACAAGCCATTGCGCATCGTCCTCGCCGACGACCACCCGATTTTCCTCATCGGTCTGCGGGCAGTCCTGGAACGTGACGAGAGGCTAACCATCGTCGGTGAAGCCAACTCACCCCAGGCCCTTGGCGAACTGCTGCAACGTTGTGCCTGCGACATTCTGGTGACCGACTTCATGATGCCCGCCGAGCCCCAGGCCGACGGCTTGCGCCTGATCGAACAACTGCGCCGGCATCACCCGGGCCTGCCCATCGTGGTGGTGACCATGCTGAACAACGCCGGCCTGTTCCACGCCATCCTGGAGTTGGGTGTCATGGGCCTGCTGAGCAAGGCCAGTCTCGCAGACGAATTGCCTGAAGCAATCCGTCAGGTGCGCCAGCAGCGACGTTATGTGGCCCAGACCATCAGTCAGTCACTGAACCTGGCAGGCGTCGAGCGTGTGCACTCCCAGGATCAACTATCACCCCGTGAACTGGAAGTCATCCGCCTGCTGGCCGGCGGCCTGACGGTAGGCGAGATCGCCGCGAATCTTCATCGCAGCAAGCAAACCGTCAGTGCACAAAAGGTCAGCGCCATGCGCAAGCTGGGCCTGAGCAACGACGCCGCGCTGTTTATCTATGTGCAGGAACACGGGCTGGCCTAG
- a CDS encoding EAL domain-containing protein: protein MRSLNVLILEDNPFQLMALHQMLNANGVFNVRTAETVDAARQSLESKGAVDIAICDLYLEQGDGLELIREMAERRQAQVLILLSNAEPDVLEGVAHMARQLGLNVLGCLPKPASATLIGKVLEACRERLRPGPPVVSWERVRQLLDLSESEQLPPSADLSQVAIARCGTVWYQPIVSQAGALQGVEALARWQLPDGELLLPDAFLPVLEFAGMEEAFTWHVLEQALGQAAHVMRETGQVLPVAVNIPGRMLERPHFPQVLQGLLQLHGVPARGLTLELVETSRLNTDSAHVTGLLRLRMMGCKLSIGDFGVGGTSLQRLLELPFSELKIPPAFASGMARDDRKAAVVAGAMSMARRLGVGVVVTGVESAADYHAVSELGAAWLQGCFIAGPMDAEALKQWIAFQARPARVPAHR, encoded by the coding sequence ATGCGCTCCCTCAACGTCCTGATCCTCGAAGATAACCCGTTCCAACTGATGGCCCTGCATCAGATGCTCAACGCCAACGGCGTATTCAATGTACGCACGGCCGAAACGGTTGACGCCGCTCGCCAGTCACTGGAGAGCAAGGGCGCGGTGGACATCGCGATTTGCGATCTGTACCTGGAGCAGGGTGATGGCCTTGAGCTGATTCGGGAAATGGCCGAGCGCCGCCAGGCTCAGGTGTTGATCCTGCTGAGCAACGCCGAGCCGGATGTGCTGGAAGGCGTGGCGCACATGGCCCGACAGTTGGGGCTCAACGTGCTCGGCTGCCTGCCCAAACCGGCGTCGGCAACGCTGATCGGGAAAGTCCTCGAGGCGTGCCGGGAACGCTTGCGGCCCGGGCCGCCGGTGGTGTCCTGGGAGCGGGTGCGCCAGTTGCTGGACTTGAGTGAGTCCGAGCAGTTGCCGCCTTCGGCAGATCTGAGCCAGGTCGCTATCGCCCGCTGCGGCACGGTCTGGTATCAGCCCATTGTCAGCCAGGCGGGCGCGTTGCAAGGTGTCGAAGCGCTGGCCCGCTGGCAGCTTCCTGACGGCGAGTTGCTGTTGCCTGACGCGTTTCTGCCGGTGCTGGAGTTTGCCGGAATGGAAGAGGCGTTTACCTGGCACGTGCTGGAACAAGCGCTGGGCCAGGCGGCACACGTCATGCGCGAAACCGGGCAGGTGCTGCCGGTGGCGGTGAATATCCCGGGGCGGATGCTGGAGCGTCCGCACTTTCCCCAAGTGCTGCAAGGCTTGCTGCAACTTCACGGCGTGCCCGCCCGTGGCCTGACTCTGGAACTGGTGGAAACCTCGCGCCTGAACACCGACAGCGCCCACGTCACCGGCTTGCTGCGTTTGCGGATGATGGGGTGCAAGCTGTCCATCGGTGATTTCGGCGTGGGCGGCACCAGCCTGCAACGCTTGCTGGAATTGCCCTTCAGCGAATTGAAGATCCCGCCGGCGTTTGCCAGCGGCATGGCCAGGGACGATCGCAAGGCGGCAGTGGTTGCCGGCGCCATGAGCATGGCGAGGCGACTGGGTGTGGGTGTGGTGGTGACCGGGGTTGAAAGCGCCGCCGACTATCACGCGGTAAGTGAACTGGGGGCTGCGTGGTTGCAAGGCTGCTTTATCGCCGGCCCCATGGACGCCGAGGCGCTCAAGCAGTGGATCGCGTTTCAGGCTAGGCCAGCCCGTGTTCCTGCACATAGATAA